The Petropleomorpha daqingensis genome includes a window with the following:
- a CDS encoding helix-turn-helix transcriptional regulator, with the protein MTTTVPARPAPPVPDELRRRELADFLRSRRERLAPADVGLPAGGRRRTPGLRREEVALLAGVGVTWYTWLEQGRDIHVSEQVLEAIARELRLDPHERRHLFVLAGAAVPPSEGDAQVVSPEVRAVLDKLHPFPAFVTNGRYDLLATNRAYRVLVGDVDGLPLEERNSLWLIFAKETTSKCFVDRDEARGRMVAQLRASIAEHVADPAYKCLVKRLHQVSPAFAALWARHDVAQPETARKRVLHRDLGLLQFTFTHGWLSPGTGLRMVTYVPADGPTEDAVERFDELTPRPIT; encoded by the coding sequence GTGACGACGACCGTCCCCGCCCGTCCCGCACCCCCGGTCCCGGACGAGCTGCGCCGGCGCGAGCTGGCGGACTTCCTGCGCAGCCGCCGCGAGCGGTTGGCACCCGCCGACGTCGGCCTGCCGGCGGGCGGCCGCCGGCGCACTCCCGGGCTGCGCCGCGAGGAGGTCGCGCTGCTCGCCGGCGTCGGGGTCACCTGGTACACGTGGCTGGAGCAGGGCCGGGACATCCACGTGTCCGAGCAGGTCCTCGAGGCGATCGCCCGGGAGCTGCGGCTGGACCCGCACGAGCGGCGGCACCTGTTCGTCCTCGCCGGCGCGGCCGTTCCGCCGTCCGAGGGCGACGCGCAGGTGGTCAGCCCGGAGGTGCGCGCCGTCCTGGACAAGCTGCACCCGTTCCCGGCGTTCGTCACCAACGGCCGCTACGACCTGCTGGCGACCAACCGCGCGTACCGCGTGCTCGTCGGCGACGTCGACGGGCTGCCGCTCGAGGAGCGCAACTCGCTCTGGCTGATCTTCGCCAAGGAGACGACGAGCAAGTGCTTCGTCGACCGGGACGAGGCGCGCGGGCGGATGGTGGCGCAGCTGCGCGCGTCCATTGCCGAACACGTTGCCGATCCCGCGTACAAGTGCCTGGTCAAGCGGCTGCACCAGGTGTCACCCGCGTTCGCGGCGCTGTGGGCCCGGCACGACGTCGCGCAGCCGGAGACCGCGCGCAAACGGGTGCTGCACCGCGACCTCGGCCTGCTGCAGTTCACCTTCACGCACGGCTGGCTCAGCCCCGGCACCGGGCTGCGGATGGTCACCTACGTACCGGCGGACGGGCCGACCGAGGACGCCGTGGAGCGCTTCGACGAGCTCACGCCGCGGCCCATCACCTGA
- a CDS encoding PhoH family protein, with protein MVALLGSGDELLRLVEAEVDADVHVRGNEIAVTGQPADNAFAVRVFDELIALLGTGQQLRPDSVRRVIGMLRSGGSERPADVLSLDIISRRGRTIRPKTLNQKRYVDAIDAHTIVFGIGPAGTGKTYLAMAKAVQALQTKQVNRIILTRPAVEAGERLGYLPGTLSEKIDPYLRPLYDALHDMVDPESIPRLMQAGTIEVAPLAYMRGRAQPYRSEVLTPEGFVPIGTLRVGDLVIGSDGTPTPVLGVYPQGVKQVYRVATQDGAWTLACGEHLWTVATPEDKRRGKTRTLETQEMVGKLRRGAIRRYELPLVQPVHFEPTDVPLDPYALGLLLGDGCLTTTTTPAFSTADPELAVALEHALDGISVERRSGYDYVLRHRDGGRGGLRIANPVTVVLRQLDLAGTTSATKFVPENYLRNSVTVRTAVLQGLLDSDGGPVTQTGRTCRIQYTTTSPGLKDDVTFLVRSLGGVVYTRLRESAGRPPGRANGRPVEYREDAYILDIRLPADIQPFRLTRKRRAYELAGGGRPMRFIDSIEPIGEMDTLCIQVGAQDSLYVTDDFLVTHNTLNDAFVILDEAQNTTAEQMKMFLTRLGFGSKIVVTGDVTQVDLPGGAQSGLKIVREILDGIDDVHFANLTSSDVVRHRLVGDIVDAYERWDNAKQQQNRPASGPPVRANRPRRQGS; from the coding sequence ATGGTCGCCCTCCTGGGCTCCGGCGACGAGCTGCTGCGCCTCGTCGAGGCCGAGGTCGACGCCGACGTCCACGTGCGCGGCAACGAGATCGCCGTCACCGGGCAGCCGGCCGACAACGCCTTCGCCGTCCGCGTCTTCGACGAGCTGATCGCGCTGCTCGGCACCGGCCAGCAGCTGCGCCCCGACTCGGTGCGCCGGGTCATCGGCATGCTGCGCAGCGGCGGCTCCGAGCGCCCGGCCGACGTCCTGTCGCTGGACATCATCAGCCGGCGCGGCCGCACCATCCGGCCCAAGACGCTGAACCAGAAGCGCTACGTCGACGCGATCGACGCGCACACGATCGTCTTCGGCATCGGCCCGGCCGGTACCGGCAAGACCTACCTGGCCATGGCCAAGGCCGTGCAGGCGCTGCAGACCAAGCAGGTCAACCGGATCATCCTGACCCGGCCCGCGGTCGAGGCCGGCGAGCGGCTGGGCTACCTGCCCGGCACGCTGTCGGAGAAGATCGACCCGTACCTGCGGCCGCTGTACGACGCGCTGCACGACATGGTCGACCCGGAGTCGATCCCCCGGCTCATGCAGGCCGGCACGATCGAGGTCGCGCCGCTGGCGTACATGCGTGGCCGAGCTCAGCCGTACCGCTCGGAGGTCCTCACTCCAGAAGGCTTCGTTCCGATCGGCACGCTGCGAGTCGGCGACCTCGTCATCGGGTCCGACGGAACTCCGACGCCGGTCCTCGGCGTCTACCCCCAGGGCGTCAAGCAGGTGTACCGGGTCGCGACGCAGGATGGCGCGTGGACCCTGGCCTGCGGCGAACACCTCTGGACAGTCGCCACTCCAGAGGACAAGCGGCGTGGGAAGACTCGCACGCTCGAGACGCAGGAAATGGTCGGAAAGCTGCGGCGGGGAGCGATCCGTCGTTACGAACTGCCGTTGGTGCAGCCCGTGCACTTCGAGCCCACGGACGTTCCCCTCGACCCCTACGCGCTGGGCCTCCTCTTGGGCGACGGATGCCTCACGACGACCACGACGCCTGCCTTCTCGACTGCCGATCCTGAACTGGCCGTGGCGCTCGAGCATGCCCTTGACGGCATCTCGGTGGAGCGCAGGAGCGGCTACGACTACGTCCTTCGCCATCGCGACGGTGGTCGCGGCGGCCTGCGGATCGCCAATCCGGTGACCGTCGTCCTGCGCCAGTTGGACCTCGCGGGTACGACGTCTGCCACGAAGTTCGTCCCTGAGAACTACTTGCGAAACTCGGTGACCGTACGGACGGCCGTCCTGCAAGGGCTGCTGGATTCGGACGGCGGCCCGGTGACGCAGACAGGCCGGACGTGTCGGATCCAGTACACGACGACATCCCCAGGTCTCAAGGACGACGTCACGTTCCTGGTCCGCTCGTTGGGCGGTGTCGTCTACACCCGCTTGCGTGAGTCCGCGGGACGTCCACCGGGCAGGGCGAACGGCCGGCCGGTCGAGTACCGCGAAGATGCCTACATTCTCGACATCCGCCTCCCGGCGGACATCCAGCCGTTCCGTCTGACGCGCAAGCGCAGGGCCTACGAGCTGGCGGGCGGCGGGCGGCCGATGCGGTTCATCGACAGCATCGAGCCCATCGGCGAGATGGACACCCTGTGCATCCAGGTGGGCGCGCAGGACTCGCTCTACGTGACCGACGACTTCCTGGTCACGCACAACACGCTGAACGACGCGTTCGTCATCCTCGACGAGGCGCAGAACACGACCGCCGAGCAGATGAAGATGTTCCTGACGCGGCTCGGATTCGGTTCGAAGATCGTGGTCACCGGAGACGTCACGCAGGTCGATCTCCCCGGCGGCGCGCAGAGCGGGCTGAAGATCGTCCGAGAGATCCTCGACGGGATCGACGACGTGCACTTCGCGAACCTGACCAGTTCGGACGTCGTCCGGCACCGGCTGGTCGGCGACATCGTCGACGCCTACGAGCGCTGGGACAACGCCAAGCAGCAGCAGAACCGGCCCGCGTCCGGGCCGCCCGTGCGCGCCAACCGCCCGCGCCGGCAGGGGAGCTGA
- a CDS encoding DUF1801 domain-containing protein, with the protein MSVVDDYLAGQEEAAHPIVRALDAAIRGVEPGFDVAVKYRMVMYTLDAKWRNWIIAVGTSTRGVQLRFLQGVLLDDPLGVLRAGSSHLMTWDFPFGAEIDPGAVAGYVRDALAKRDFSPKKSP; encoded by the coding sequence GTGAGCGTGGTCGACGACTACCTCGCCGGGCAGGAGGAGGCGGCGCACCCGATCGTGCGGGCGCTGGACGCGGCGATCCGGGGCGTCGAGCCGGGCTTCGACGTCGCCGTGAAGTACCGGATGGTCATGTACACGCTCGACGCGAAGTGGCGGAACTGGATCATCGCCGTCGGCACCAGCACCCGCGGCGTGCAGCTGCGGTTCCTGCAGGGGGTGCTGCTCGACGACCCGCTCGGGGTGCTCCGGGCCGGCAGCTCGCACCTGATGACGTGGGACTTCCCGTTCGGCGCCGAGATCGACCCCGGTGCCGTGGCCGGTTACGTCCGCGACGCCCTCGCCAAGCGGGACTTCAGCCCGAAAAAGTCCCCTTGA
- a CDS encoding hemerythrin, whose protein sequence is MTALTPTLVDWPGDLAELARRSLVAEYASLTRDGRPITWPVTPYRGEDTGTVDVTTGLTYPAKAERARRDPRVAVLFSAGSTPGPADPPMVLVQGLATVRDADLQANLDRYVHDSLIKLPGAYQGSPRWALRRSAWYFARVYVQLTPLRITSWPGGRLDEQPEVWTAPEGTTAPPSDPAPTGPALGTAWAKPARDWRPFAERAGRLGAPVLTVAGADGWPLPVRCQESERTADGFLVRPPAGIAIGSGPACLTAHSHEESFTGQENVVLVGTAEPTDDGRVHVRIDRALTDWSITGSRLAKTAGFLAKGRDLRKRVAAESARRGQPAPRVRL, encoded by the coding sequence GTGACCGCCCTGACCCCCACCCTCGTCGACTGGCCCGGCGATCTCGCCGAGCTGGCCCGGCGCAGCCTCGTCGCCGAGTACGCCAGCCTCACCCGCGACGGCCGGCCGATCACCTGGCCGGTGACCCCCTACCGCGGCGAGGACACCGGCACCGTCGACGTCACCACCGGCCTGACCTACCCGGCCAAGGCCGAGCGCGCCCGCCGCGATCCCCGGGTGGCGGTCCTGTTCTCCGCCGGCAGCACGCCCGGTCCGGCCGACCCGCCGATGGTCCTCGTCCAGGGCCTGGCCACCGTGCGCGACGCCGACCTGCAGGCCAACCTCGACCGCTACGTGCACGACTCCCTGATCAAGCTGCCGGGTGCCTACCAGGGCTCCCCGCGATGGGCCCTGCGCCGCAGCGCCTGGTACTTCGCCCGTGTCTACGTGCAGCTGACGCCGCTGCGGATCACCAGCTGGCCGGGTGGCCGGCTCGACGAGCAGCCGGAGGTCTGGACGGCGCCCGAGGGGACGACGGCGCCGCCGTCCGACCCGGCCCCGACCGGGCCGGCGCTCGGCACCGCCTGGGCGAAGCCGGCCCGCGACTGGCGGCCGTTCGCCGAGCGGGCCGGACGGCTGGGCGCGCCGGTGCTCACGGTCGCCGGCGCCGACGGCTGGCCGCTGCCGGTGCGCTGCCAGGAGTCCGAGCGGACCGCCGACGGCTTCCTCGTCCGGCCGCCGGCCGGCATCGCGATCGGCAGCGGCCCGGCCTGCCTGACCGCGCACTCGCACGAGGAGTCCTTCACCGGGCAGGAGAACGTCGTGCTCGTCGGCACCGCGGAGCCCACCGACGACGGCCGGGTGCACGTGCGGATCGACCGGGCGCTCACCGACTGGAGCATCACCGGGTCGCGGCTGGCGAAGACGGCGGGCTTCCTGGCGAAGGGCCGTGACCTGCGCAAGCGGGTCGCCGCCGAGTCCGCCCGCCGCGGCCAGCCCGCCCCCCGCGTCCGGCTGTAG
- the ybeY gene encoding rRNA maturation RNase YbeY, with protein sequence MPVEVANESEIAVDEAELAGICRYVLAQLEVNPLAELSVLCVDPDYMSTLHERWMGEKGPTDVLAFPMDELDTARPDDPDPGPALLGDVVLCPSVAVRQARAAGHSMDDELVLLATHGVLHLLGYDHMEPEEEKEMFGLQQKLIDGWRSAPREPVTGEPTAKETGPR encoded by the coding sequence ATGCCCGTCGAGGTCGCCAACGAGAGCGAGATCGCCGTCGACGAGGCCGAGCTGGCCGGCATCTGCCGGTACGTGCTGGCCCAGCTCGAGGTGAACCCGCTCGCCGAGCTGTCGGTGCTGTGCGTCGACCCGGACTACATGAGCACCCTGCACGAGCGGTGGATGGGGGAGAAGGGCCCCACCGACGTGCTGGCCTTCCCCATGGACGAGCTCGACACCGCCCGGCCCGACGACCCCGATCCGGGGCCGGCGCTGCTGGGGGACGTCGTCCTGTGCCCCTCGGTGGCGGTCCGCCAGGCGCGCGCCGCCGGCCACTCGATGGACGACGAGCTCGTCCTGCTGGCCACCCACGGCGTGCTGCACCTGCTGGGCTACGACCACATGGAGCCCGAGGAGGAGAAGGAGATGTTCGGCCTGCAGCAGAAGCTGATCGACGGCTGGCGCTCCGCCCCGCGCGAGCCGGTCACCGGCGAGCCGACGGCCAAGGAGACGGGGCCCCGATGA
- a CDS encoding hemolysin family protein — translation MSPGAVTLLVIAICLVPLAGLFGAMDAALQRVSKARVEEMRREGIKRAKALEQVVEDRARHVSLLLLLRIVCETLATVLVTLLLFDLWGGGWRAVIAAVAIMTVVSYVLVGVGPRTLGRQHAYGVALHTAGLMKLLGRVLGPIATLLIFIGNAITPGRGFRDGPFSSEVELRELVDMAEERGVVESGERNMIHSVFELGDTIAREVMVPRTDVVWIERHKTVRQALALALRSGFSRIPVIGENVDDVVGVVYLKDLVRRSQNSTDRNGTKTSGPRVEELMRPPTFVPESKPVDELLRDMQAQRIHIAIVVDEYGGFAGLVTIEDILEEIVGEIADEHDRFQRPPVEELPDGSVRVTALLPVQDLAEVFPGVEVPEDDDVETVGGLLARALGRVPIEGSAAEVAGLRLVAESTGGRRNRIDTLLICRVPEPEDGEAAEPARAEEPAAVEG, via the coding sequence ATGAGCCCCGGCGCGGTCACCCTGCTGGTGATCGCCATCTGCCTGGTCCCGCTGGCCGGGCTGTTCGGCGCGATGGACGCCGCCCTGCAGCGGGTGTCCAAGGCCCGCGTCGAGGAGATGCGCCGCGAGGGGATCAAGCGCGCGAAGGCCCTGGAGCAGGTCGTCGAGGACCGTGCCCGGCACGTCTCCCTGCTCCTGCTGCTGCGGATCGTCTGCGAGACGCTCGCCACGGTGCTGGTCACGCTGCTCCTGTTCGACCTGTGGGGCGGCGGCTGGCGGGCGGTGATCGCCGCGGTCGCGATCATGACCGTGGTCAGCTACGTGCTGGTCGGCGTCGGCCCGCGGACCCTCGGCCGGCAGCACGCCTACGGCGTCGCCCTGCACACCGCGGGCCTGATGAAGCTGCTCGGCCGCGTGCTGGGGCCGATCGCCACGCTGCTGATCTTCATCGGCAACGCGATCACGCCCGGCCGCGGCTTCCGCGACGGGCCGTTCTCCTCCGAGGTCGAGCTGCGCGAGCTGGTCGACATGGCCGAGGAGCGCGGCGTCGTGGAGTCCGGCGAGCGCAACATGATCCACTCGGTGTTCGAGCTCGGCGACACCATCGCCCGCGAGGTGATGGTCCCGCGCACCGACGTCGTGTGGATCGAGCGGCACAAGACGGTCCGCCAGGCGCTCGCCCTCGCGCTGCGCAGCGGGTTCAGCCGGATCCCGGTCATCGGCGAGAACGTCGACGACGTCGTCGGGGTGGTCTACCTCAAGGACCTCGTCCGGCGGTCCCAGAACAGCACCGACCGCAACGGCACCAAGACCAGCGGGCCGCGGGTCGAGGAGCTCATGCGCCCGCCGACGTTCGTGCCGGAGTCCAAGCCGGTCGACGAACTGCTGCGCGACATGCAGGCGCAGCGGATCCACATCGCGATCGTGGTCGACGAGTACGGCGGCTTCGCCGGGCTGGTCACCATCGAGGACATCCTCGAGGAGATCGTCGGCGAGATCGCCGACGAGCACGACCGCTTCCAGCGGCCGCCGGTCGAGGAGCTGCCCGACGGCTCGGTGCGGGTCACCGCGCTGCTGCCGGTGCAGGACCTCGCCGAGGTCTTCCCCGGCGTCGAGGTGCCCGAGGACGACGACGTCGAGACCGTCGGCGGCCTGCTCGCCCGCGCGCTGGGGCGGGTGCCGATCGAGGGGTCCGCCGCCGAGGTGGCCGGGCTGCGGCTGGTCGCCGAGAGCACCGGCGGCCGGCGCAACCGGATCGACACGCTGCTCATCTGCCGGGTGCCCGAGCCCGAGGACGGCGAGGCGGCCGAACCCGCCCGCGCGGAGGAACCGGCCGCCGTGGAAGGCTGA
- a CDS encoding VC0807 family protein — MEIHGVRRTVLHALRLFGETVVVPSLLITVLLPLTNLFVALGAALGWCYLAVLVRWLRGHKMPGTMMLCVSMLSGKAALAMATGSAFVYLLQPALGSGVMALLFLGSALLGRPVTMRLARDFVHLPTHVLSRRPVRMMFIQVALLWGLGRLIDAGMSMAFLHWSVGAGLLSRGVLSPVLTVLTVAACVFWGWRAMRRAGVRFRFSPTAPATA, encoded by the coding sequence GTGGAGATCCACGGCGTGCGCCGCACCGTGCTGCACGCGCTGCGCCTGTTCGGCGAGACCGTGGTCGTGCCGTCGCTGCTCATCACGGTCCTGCTGCCGCTGACCAACCTGTTCGTCGCGCTCGGCGCGGCCCTGGGGTGGTGCTACCTGGCGGTCCTGGTCCGCTGGCTCCGCGGCCACAAGATGCCCGGCACGATGATGCTCTGCGTCAGCATGCTGTCGGGGAAGGCGGCCCTGGCGATGGCCACCGGCAGCGCCTTCGTCTATCTGCTGCAGCCGGCGCTCGGCTCGGGGGTCATGGCCCTGCTCTTCCTCGGCAGCGCCCTGCTCGGCCGGCCGGTGACGATGCGGCTGGCCCGCGACTTCGTGCACCTGCCGACCCACGTGCTCTCCCGGCGCCCGGTGCGGATGATGTTCATCCAGGTGGCGCTGCTGTGGGGGCTCGGCCGGCTGATCGACGCCGGCATGAGCATGGCCTTCCTGCACTGGAGCGTCGGCGCGGGGCTGCTCTCCCGCGGCGTGCTCAGCCCGGTGCTGACCGTGCTCACCGTGGCCGCCTGCGTCTTCTGGGGCTGGCGGGCCATGCGCCGTGCCGGCGTGCGGTTCCGCTTCTCCCCCACCGCGCCCGCCACCGCCTGA
- a CDS encoding DMT family transporter, which yields MILPTVVGLLAAFLFAASAVLQQRASRGAIAERHDHGGHSQLTRYLPVLLLVRRLLGHPLWLIGWLTNLFGFLAQALALHFGSVALVQPLLTTQLLFTLALVSLGSRRRPLTRDWLSVLSMCAGVAIFLSVRGAAPVEGAAQRSEVLLALTASAVVVFAIVVFAQGREPTVHAATIGVAAGICFAVSAVLIKLTTTDLLDRGVLATALDWPGYALAVSTAIGLLLGQQAYAAASLPVAVAAMSVTNPLVSYLIGVLAFHVHLPTDPGTLVAVAVSLLLLFLGAVGLAHSPAIRQDVAPEVLEVSRR from the coding sequence GTGATCCTCCCGACCGTCGTGGGTCTGCTGGCCGCCTTCCTCTTCGCCGCGTCCGCGGTGCTGCAGCAGCGCGCCTCGCGGGGGGCGATCGCCGAGCGCCACGACCACGGCGGCCACTCGCAGCTGACCCGCTACCTGCCGGTGCTGCTGCTCGTCCGCCGCCTGCTGGGCCATCCGCTGTGGCTGATCGGCTGGCTGACCAACCTCTTCGGCTTCCTCGCCCAGGCCCTCGCCCTGCACTTCGGATCGGTGGCGCTGGTGCAGCCGCTGCTCACCACACAGCTGCTGTTCACGCTGGCCCTGGTGTCGCTCGGGAGCCGGCGCCGGCCGCTGACGCGTGACTGGCTCTCGGTCCTGTCGATGTGCGCCGGCGTGGCGATCTTCCTGTCCGTGCGGGGCGCCGCGCCGGTCGAGGGCGCTGCCCAGCGGTCCGAGGTGCTGCTGGCCCTGACAGCGTCGGCGGTCGTGGTGTTCGCGATCGTGGTCTTCGCCCAGGGTCGCGAGCCGACCGTGCACGCGGCGACGATCGGGGTCGCCGCCGGCATCTGCTTCGCCGTCAGCGCCGTCCTGATCAAGCTCACCACGACCGACCTGCTGGACCGCGGGGTGCTGGCGACGGCGCTCGACTGGCCGGGTTACGCCCTCGCCGTGTCGACGGCGATCGGCCTGCTGCTCGGTCAGCAGGCCTACGCCGCGGCCTCGCTGCCCGTCGCGGTGGCCGCGATGTCGGTCACGAACCCGCTGGTCAGCTACCTGATCGGCGTCCTGGCGTTCCACGTCCACCTGCCCACCGACCCGGGCACCCTGGTCGCCGTCGCAGTCTCCCTGCTCCTGCTGTTCCTCGGCGCGGTGGGCCTGGCCCACTCGCCCGCCATCCGCCAGGACGTCGCGCCCGAGGTGCTGGAGGTCAGCCGCCGCTAG
- a CDS encoding cytidine deaminase encodes MSELDPEDAKLVTLARSARGRTGAPEGAAVRDTDGRTYLAAGVALPSLRLSALQAAVAAAVSSGVTGLEAAAVVSESEAVEQDGLAAVRDLTPSAPVLLAAPDGTLKGTFGTLKGTFSG; translated from the coding sequence GTGTCAGAACTCGACCCCGAGGACGCCAAGCTCGTCACGCTCGCCCGCTCGGCCCGCGGCCGCACCGGTGCACCGGAGGGGGCCGCGGTCCGCGACACCGACGGTCGCACCTACCTCGCGGCCGGCGTCGCGCTGCCGTCGCTGCGGCTGTCCGCGCTGCAGGCCGCCGTCGCCGCCGCCGTGTCCAGCGGGGTGACCGGGCTCGAGGCCGCCGCGGTGGTCAGCGAGTCCGAGGCCGTCGAGCAGGACGGGCTGGCCGCCGTCCGCGACCTGACGCCGTCCGCCCCCGTGCTCCTCGCCGCCCCCGACGGCACCCTCAAGGGGACTTTTGGCACCCTCAAGGGGACTTTTTCGGGCTGA
- a CDS encoding DUF6176 family protein translates to MGRRRSLPLHQRYEECLDTLSAERMAFEATFRHTDADGTEWLYHLQLSGEDGGGLDLANPVDAEHQAYAMRCKEPGWEELRPVLLLAPRPIRAAMETWARDGAL, encoded by the coding sequence GTGGGGAGGAGGAGGTCCTTACCGCTGCACCAGCGCTACGAGGAGTGCCTGGACACCCTCTCGGCCGAGCGGATGGCGTTCGAGGCGACCTTCCGGCACACCGATGCCGACGGCACCGAGTGGCTCTACCACCTGCAGCTGTCCGGTGAGGACGGCGGCGGGCTCGACCTGGCCAACCCGGTGGACGCCGAGCACCAGGCCTACGCGATGCGCTGCAAGGAGCCGGGCTGGGAGGAGCTGCGGCCGGTGCTGCTGCTCGCGCCGCGGCCGATCCGGGCGGCCATGGAGACCTGGGCCCGCGACGGTGCGCTGTGA
- a CDS encoding histidine triad nucleotide-binding protein, whose translation MSDCLFCRMVAGEIPADVVHETDRVLAFRDINPQAPTHVLVIPKEHHRNLAALAAADAELLAAVARAAGEVARQEGLVSDGGVEPGYRVVTNTGPDAGQSVDHVHLHLVGGRPLGWPPFPKG comes from the coding sequence GTGAGCGACTGCCTGTTCTGCCGCATGGTCGCCGGGGAGATCCCGGCCGACGTCGTCCACGAGACCGACCGGGTGCTGGCGTTCCGGGACATCAACCCGCAGGCGCCGACGCACGTCCTGGTCATCCCGAAGGAGCACCACCGCAACCTCGCCGCGCTCGCCGCGGCCGACGCCGAGCTGCTCGCCGCGGTGGCGCGCGCCGCCGGCGAGGTGGCGCGCCAGGAGGGGCTGGTCAGCGACGGCGGCGTCGAGCCCGGCTACCGGGTGGTGACCAACACCGGTCCGGACGCCGGGCAGTCGGTCGACCACGTGCACCTGCACCTGGTGGGGGGACGGCCGCTGGGCTGGCCGCCCTTCCCGAAGGGCTGA
- a CDS encoding SDR family NAD(P)-dependent oxidoreductase — protein MRLTGAIVLVTGASGGIGRATATALARAGAQVVCAGRDAAATQEVAAAVGGAALTADLREVDAPAGLVERTVAQHGRLDAVVVNAGVGHAGPVAEMPAERIAELVDVNVRGSFLLARAAPAAMTGPGAIVFVSSIAGAVGVPGESVYSATKAALEAFAPLLGEELRPARISVSTVLPGVVDTGFFGRRGAAYDRRFPRPIPPERVAEVVVRTLRDGRPRRIEPRWLEIPARLSAAAPRTYRALARRFG, from the coding sequence GTGAGGCTCACGGGTGCGATCGTGCTGGTCACCGGCGCGTCCGGTGGCATCGGGCGGGCGACGGCGACCGCGCTCGCCCGCGCGGGGGCGCAGGTCGTGTGCGCCGGTCGGGACGCCGCGGCGACGCAGGAGGTCGCTGCGGCCGTCGGCGGTGCCGCGCTGACGGCGGACCTGCGGGAGGTCGACGCCCCGGCCGGGCTCGTCGAGCGGACCGTGGCCCAGCACGGTCGGCTGGACGCCGTCGTCGTCAACGCCGGCGTCGGCCACGCCGGGCCGGTCGCCGAGATGCCCGCGGAGCGGATCGCCGAGCTGGTCGACGTCAACGTCCGCGGCTCGTTCCTGCTGGCCCGCGCGGCCCCGGCGGCGATGACCGGGCCGGGCGCGATCGTGTTCGTCTCCTCGATCGCGGGGGCGGTCGGCGTCCCGGGCGAGAGCGTCTACAGCGCCACCAAGGCCGCGCTCGAGGCGTTCGCGCCGCTGCTCGGCGAGGAGCTGCGGCCGGCGCGGATCAGCGTGTCCACCGTGCTGCCCGGGGTGGTCGACACCGGGTTCTTCGGCCGCCGTGGCGCTGCCTACGACCGGCGCTTCCCCCGGCCGATCCCTCCCGAGCGGGTGGCCGAGGTCGTGGTGCGGACCCTGCGCGACGGTCGCCCCCGGCGCATCGAGCCGCGCTGGCTGGAGATCCCGGCCCGCCTGTCCGCCGCGGCGCCGCGCACCTACCGCGCCCTCGCCCGCCGCTTCGGCTGA
- a CDS encoding enoyl-CoA hydratase/isomerase family protein gives MTEPVRIERDGDVAVVVLDNPPLNLFDEATFAGFERAVGELVGLTDPARPDRARAVLIEARGKVVSAGVDVHEFDAIASSPDAVARGSALWRRLLAISHTLENLPVPTVFAAHGLCLTAAFEISLACDILLAAERAAFGLVEIVVGLTPSMGGPQRLAERAGPARAKELIFTGERYPAAVLAGWNVVNRVLPDDGFAEAARDYARRVAAGPTVAHAATKRLVTAAVRDGVRAADELTPSLSGALFATEDLRGAVASFLADGPGKATYTGR, from the coding sequence GTGACCGAGCCCGTACGCATCGAGCGGGACGGCGACGTCGCCGTCGTCGTCCTGGACAACCCGCCGCTGAACCTGTTCGACGAGGCGACCTTCGCCGGGTTCGAGCGCGCGGTCGGCGAGCTGGTCGGCCTGACCGATCCGGCGCGGCCCGACCGGGCGCGGGCGGTGCTGATCGAGGCCCGCGGCAAGGTCGTCTCCGCCGGTGTCGACGTGCACGAGTTCGACGCGATCGCCTCCTCGCCGGACGCCGTCGCGCGGGGGAGTGCGCTCTGGCGGCGACTGCTGGCGATCAGCCACACGCTGGAGAACCTCCCGGTGCCCACGGTGTTCGCCGCGCACGGGCTGTGCCTGACCGCGGCGTTCGAGATCTCGCTCGCCTGCGACATCCTCCTGGCCGCCGAGCGCGCCGCGTTCGGCCTGGTGGAGATCGTCGTCGGGCTGACGCCGTCGATGGGCGGCCCGCAGCGGCTCGCCGAGCGCGCCGGACCCGCCCGGGCCAAGGAGCTGATCTTCACCGGCGAGCGCTATCCCGCCGCCGTCCTCGCGGGGTGGAACGTGGTCAACCGGGTGCTCCCGGACGACGGCTTCGCCGAGGCCGCGCGCGACTACGCGCGCCGGGTCGCGGCCGGGCCCACCGTGGCGCACGCGGCGACGAAGCGGCTGGTCACCGCGGCGGTCCGGGACGGTGTCCGCGCCGCCGACGAGCTGACCCCGTCGCTGTCGGGCGCGCTGTTCGCCACCGAGGACCTGCGCGGCGCGGTCGCGTCCTTCCTCGCCGACGGACCGGGGAAGGCGACCTACACGGGCCGCTGA